The Hypomesus transpacificus isolate Combined female chromosome 3, fHypTra1, whole genome shotgun sequence genome has a window encoding:
- the LOC124484239 gene encoding cyclin-dependent kinase 2-interacting protein, with product MESERTPDTTPRRKTALTGSARKLKDNAADWHNLILKWDKLNDEGSTIANKIVNQGISKGSQQHNIMLEDLEGSNSTNTEETAGHSRELEEECSKLLAVVDRMSRVLSKMEKLVSTGRGVLELEMFQCGAAGRPTPLFLTWPTTLFVEVSAKLYEAYSQELRLKQAILQELAHTSRADLSMVHLSCWLHQPYLDDSLRLQLEGLLLETGHRTL from the exons ATGGAAAGTGAGAGAA CCCCAGATACAACCCCTAGAAGAAAGACGGCTTTAACGGGGAGCGCGAGAAAGTTGAAAGACAACGCCGCTGACTGGCACAACCTCATCCTGAAATGGGACAAACTGAACGACGAAGGATCCACTATAGCAAACAAGATAGTCAACCAAGGAATCAGTAAAGG GTCTCAGCAGCATAACATTATGCTGGAAGACCTAGAAGGTTCCAACAGCACCAACACAGAAGAGACAGCTGGTCACAGCCGAGAACTGGAGGAGGAATGTTCCAAGCTGCTGGCTGTGGTCGACAGAATG aGCCGTGTGCTGTCTAAGATGGAGAAGCTGGTTTCCACTGGGAGAGGAGTCCTGGAGCTGGAGATGTTCCAGTGTGGAGCAGCGGGCAGGCCGACTCCTCTGTTCCTCACGTGGCCCACAACTCTGTTTG TGGAGGTGTCCGCCAAGCTGTACGAGGCCTACAGCCAGGAGCTGCGACTGAAGCAGGCTATTCTCCAGGAGCTGGCTCACACATCCAGGGCAGATCTCTCCATGGTGCACCTGTCCTGCTGGCTCCACCAGCCCTACCTGGATGACAGCCTCAGACTGCAGCTGGAGGGACTGTTACTGGagacaggacacaggacacTGTGA